Proteins from a single region of Streptomyces spectabilis:
- a CDS encoding phosphatase PAP2 family protein, producing MGEMTVTTLEGRRRPTTSPIAGEQNDRFGRKVLRRLRTPRRPRLWFEILLIAVSYWTYSLIRNAVPEQKSEALRNADWIWDVENTLGIAVERSVNHAVDSVTWLIVGMNYYYATLHFVVTLGVLVWLYRWHPGRYAAARLVLFATTAVALLGYYLYPLAPPRLVPGGDFIDTVVVHNTWGSMASGDLKSMSNQYAAMPSMHIGWSLWCGLTIFALASVPWAKVLGLLYPVATLVVIVATANHFWLDAVGGMICLAFGYTVVRLWYGALPHALPQQIPPLRP from the coding sequence ATGGGTGAGATGACTGTGACGACACTGGAAGGCCGCCGGCGGCCCACCACATCACCCATCGCGGGCGAGCAGAATGACCGCTTTGGGCGGAAAGTCCTGCGCCGTTTGCGTACGCCCCGGCGACCACGCCTGTGGTTCGAGATCCTGCTGATCGCGGTGAGTTACTGGACGTACTCACTGATCCGCAACGCGGTGCCGGAGCAGAAGTCGGAGGCGCTGCGCAACGCCGACTGGATCTGGGACGTGGAGAACACCCTCGGCATCGCCGTGGAGCGGTCCGTCAACCACGCCGTGGATTCCGTGACATGGCTCATCGTCGGCATGAACTACTACTACGCGACGCTGCACTTCGTCGTCACGCTCGGTGTCCTCGTGTGGCTGTACCGCTGGCATCCCGGCCGGTACGCGGCCGCGCGCCTGGTCCTCTTCGCGACGACCGCGGTGGCCCTGCTCGGTTACTACCTGTATCCGCTGGCGCCGCCCCGCCTGGTGCCCGGCGGCGACTTCATCGACACCGTCGTCGTGCACAACACGTGGGGCTCGATGGCGTCCGGCGACCTCAAGAGCATGTCGAACCAGTACGCCGCGATGCCGTCCATGCACATCGGCTGGTCGCTGTGGTGCGGCCTGACCATCTTCGCCCTCGCCTCGGTGCCCTGGGCGAAGGTCCTCGGCCTGCTGTACCCCGTGGCGACGCTTGTGGTCATCGTCGCCACCGCCAACCACTTCTGGCTGGACGCGGTGGGCGGCATGATCTGCCTGGCCTTCGGCTACACGGTCGTCCGCCTCTGGTACGGGGCCCTGCCCCACGCACTGCCTCAGCAGATCCCGCCCCTGAGGCCCTGA